In Cicer arietinum cultivar CDC Frontier isolate Library 1 chromosome 7, Cicar.CDCFrontier_v2.0, whole genome shotgun sequence, a single window of DNA contains:
- the LOC101503440 gene encoding uncharacterized protein isoform X1 produces MCNGKPSKLLRKTKERNKKKKRERKKRKMPRPGPRPYECVRRAWHSERHQPLRGSIIQHIFRVVTDAHTPATKKNKEWQEKLPVVVLKAEEIMYSKANSEAEYSNPDTLWDRLNDAVNTIIRRDETTETGDLLPPCVEAALNLGCKPVKTSRSDRHNNPRTYLGPKPQQPPSVSPKPVVGNSLNYAKGTIASLPSIPVSDTNQHGQQNSNYPYGFTSGHHQSLTMEAKPSLNMGSVYPLYYGSEPREPQLRTSVIHNTSLDTIFVGRPVITPVPESSGIGLLENSSYGRFHHVGSRIVQETGLGTKEPPDGQCDLSLRLGQCLRPCSSGKSSSAFEIDGVGLSLSHEGNKYSHMSLQRNRELFLYPRGGAGYGTIDSNSRGNVQGEDQNLEAMFRKRKAPLANNEEDGQFCRHLGVPSNRFTGRPGS; encoded by the exons ATGTGTAATGGTAAACCCTCTAAATTATTGAGGAagacaaaagaaagaaataaaaaaaagaaaagagaaagaaaaaaaagaaag ATGCCGCGGCCAGGGCCAAGGCCATACGAGTGTGTGAGAAGAGCTTGGCACAGTGAGCGTCACCAACCTTTAAGAGGTTCCATCATTCAACATATTTTCAG GGTCGTCACTGACGCTCACACTCCTGCAACTAAGAAAAACAAGGAATGGCAAGAGAAACTTCCTGTTGTTGTTCTCAAAGCCGAAGAAATCATGTATTCCAAAGCTAATTCagag GCTGAGTATTCGAACCCTGATACACTATGGGACCGTCTTAATGATGCTGTTAACACAATTATACGGAGAGATGAGACAACTGAAACTGGTGACCTTTTGCCCCCATGTGTTGAAG CTGCACTTAATCTGGGTTGCAAACCTGTGAAGACTTCCAGAAGTGATCGGCATAATAACCCTAGGACATACCTTGGTCCAAAACCTCAACAACCTCCTTCAGTGTCTCCTAAACCTGTTGTTGGGAATTCCTTAAACTATGCAAAAGGGACAATTGCTTCTCTTCCGTCGATTCCTGTATCGGATACTAACCAGCATGGTCAGCAAAATAGTAATTATCCTTATGGTTTCACATCTGGTCATCACCAGTCATTGACAATGGAAGCTAAACCGTCATTGAACATGGGTTCTGTTTACCCTTTGTACTACGGTAGTGAACCCAGAGAGCCTCAACTAAGGACGAGCGTGATACACAATACCTCTTTGGATACAATCTTTGTTGGCAGACCGGTTATTACTCCAGTCCCTGAGTCTTCTGGAATTGGTCTATTGGAAAACTCCTCCTATGGTAGGTTCCATCATGTTGGTAGTAGAATTGTACAAGAAACTGGGTTAGGCACTAAGGAGCCACCGGATGGGCAATGTGATTTATCTTTGAGGTTGGGTCAATGTCTGCGTCCTTGTTCGAGCGGCAAAAGTAGTTCAGCATTTGAAATAGATGGTGTTGGTTTAAGTCTTTCTCATGAGGGCAATAAGTATAGTCATATGTCTTTGCAGAGAAATAGGGAATTATTTCTTTACCCTAGAGGAGGAGCCggttatggtaccattgactcCAATTCTAGAGGCAATGTACAGGGTGAAGATCAGAACTTAGAGGCGATGTTTCGGAAGCGCAAAGCACCTTTAGCTAACAATGAGGAGGATGGGCAATTTTGCCGGCATCTAGGGGTCCCATCCAATCGTTTTACGGGTAGGCCAGGTTCGTAG
- the LOC101503440 gene encoding uncharacterized protein isoform X2 — protein MPRPGPRPYECVRRAWHSERHQPLRGSIIQHIFRVVTDAHTPATKKNKEWQEKLPVVVLKAEEIMYSKANSEAEYSNPDTLWDRLNDAVNTIIRRDETTETGDLLPPCVEAALNLGCKPVKTSRSDRHNNPRTYLGPKPQQPPSVSPKPVVGNSLNYAKGTIASLPSIPVSDTNQHGQQNSNYPYGFTSGHHQSLTMEAKPSLNMGSVYPLYYGSEPREPQLRTSVIHNTSLDTIFVGRPVITPVPESSGIGLLENSSYGRFHHVGSRIVQETGLGTKEPPDGQCDLSLRLGQCLRPCSSGKSSSAFEIDGVGLSLSHEGNKYSHMSLQRNRELFLYPRGGAGYGTIDSNSRGNVQGEDQNLEAMFRKRKAPLANNEEDGQFCRHLGVPSNRFTGRPGS, from the exons ATGCCGCGGCCAGGGCCAAGGCCATACGAGTGTGTGAGAAGAGCTTGGCACAGTGAGCGTCACCAACCTTTAAGAGGTTCCATCATTCAACATATTTTCAG GGTCGTCACTGACGCTCACACTCCTGCAACTAAGAAAAACAAGGAATGGCAAGAGAAACTTCCTGTTGTTGTTCTCAAAGCCGAAGAAATCATGTATTCCAAAGCTAATTCagag GCTGAGTATTCGAACCCTGATACACTATGGGACCGTCTTAATGATGCTGTTAACACAATTATACGGAGAGATGAGACAACTGAAACTGGTGACCTTTTGCCCCCATGTGTTGAAG CTGCACTTAATCTGGGTTGCAAACCTGTGAAGACTTCCAGAAGTGATCGGCATAATAACCCTAGGACATACCTTGGTCCAAAACCTCAACAACCTCCTTCAGTGTCTCCTAAACCTGTTGTTGGGAATTCCTTAAACTATGCAAAAGGGACAATTGCTTCTCTTCCGTCGATTCCTGTATCGGATACTAACCAGCATGGTCAGCAAAATAGTAATTATCCTTATGGTTTCACATCTGGTCATCACCAGTCATTGACAATGGAAGCTAAACCGTCATTGAACATGGGTTCTGTTTACCCTTTGTACTACGGTAGTGAACCCAGAGAGCCTCAACTAAGGACGAGCGTGATACACAATACCTCTTTGGATACAATCTTTGTTGGCAGACCGGTTATTACTCCAGTCCCTGAGTCTTCTGGAATTGGTCTATTGGAAAACTCCTCCTATGGTAGGTTCCATCATGTTGGTAGTAGAATTGTACAAGAAACTGGGTTAGGCACTAAGGAGCCACCGGATGGGCAATGTGATTTATCTTTGAGGTTGGGTCAATGTCTGCGTCCTTGTTCGAGCGGCAAAAGTAGTTCAGCATTTGAAATAGATGGTGTTGGTTTAAGTCTTTCTCATGAGGGCAATAAGTATAGTCATATGTCTTTGCAGAGAAATAGGGAATTATTTCTTTACCCTAGAGGAGGAGCCggttatggtaccattgactcCAATTCTAGAGGCAATGTACAGGGTGAAGATCAGAACTTAGAGGCGATGTTTCGGAAGCGCAAAGCACCTTTAGCTAACAATGAGGAGGATGGGCAATTTTGCCGGCATCTAGGGGTCCCATCCAATCGTTTTACGGGTAGGCCAGGTTCGTAG
- the LOC101503780 gene encoding blue copper protein-like, with the protein MARNLNVVIFMVLTVANLLDGSVAQTKHVVGDATGWTIPSNGASFYVNWASNKTFTVGDTLVFNFANGQHDVAKVTKSDSDSCNGAKTISLLTNGPASVTLKETGQQYFICTFGTHCSLGQKLSINVVKKASTTSPPVSAPQPSASSSPPKSSPVPAPSKAPALAPTQTPTATPAPAPSPADVSGGVNYTVGDINGWTIPANGASAYTTWASGKSFKVGDVLVFNFAFTTHNVEEVTKAKYDSCNSASPIATFSKPPVRITLNKTGTHYFICGFSGHCSAGQKLSINVGAKTISPATSPSPTAASPSPSADSPSSSSSTVNPSSQSPNTAVSPPPQNSAAVSVRVAGLFLTVLSIAAAFFC; encoded by the exons ATGGCAAGGAACCTAAATGTTGTTATTTTTATGGTACTTACAGTAGCCAACCTTCTCGATGGATCAGTAGCACAAACAAAACACGTGGTTGGTGATGCAACAGGCTGGACCATCCCATCCAACGGTGCTTCATTCTATGTCAACTGGGCTTCCAACAAAACCTTCACCGTTGGTGACACTCTCG TGTTCAATTTTGCAAATGGACAACACGATGTGGCGAAGGTAACAAAATCAGATTCGGACAGTTGCAATGGAGCAAAAACAATTTCATTGTTAACAAACGGTCCAGCTAGTGTGACACTAAAAGAAACAGGACAACAATATTTCATTTGTACATTTGGTACTCACTGTTCACTTGGTCAGAAATTGTCAATTAACGTTGTTAAAAAAGCTTCTACTACTTCACCACCTGTTTCTGCTCCTCAACCAAGTGCTTCCTCTTCTCCACCAAAGTCAAGTCCTGTTCCAGCACCATCAAAAGCACCAGCACTAGCACCAACACAAACACCAACAGCGACACCAGCACCAGCACCTTCTCCAGCTGATGTTAGTGGAGGCGTTAATTATACAGTTGGTGATATCAATGGTTGGACAATTCCTGCTAACGGTGCTTCTGCTTATACAACTTGGGCTTCTGGCAAGTCTTTCAAAGTTGGAGACGTCCTAG TTTTCAATTTCGCATTCACTACACACAACGTAGAAGAGGTGACAAAGGCAAAGTACGATTCTTGCAACTCAGCTTCACCTATTGCAACATTCAGCAAGCCACCAGTAAGGATCACTCTCAACAAAACTGGTACTCATTATTTCATATGTGGTTTCTCGGGACACTGCTCCGCTGGTCAAAAGCTTTCAATCAACGTTGGTGCTAAAACTATCAGCCCTGCCACATCACCTTCTCCAACCGCCGCATCGCCTTCACCCTCCGCCGATTCTCCATCGTCGTCTTCTTCAACCGTCAATCCTTCTTCTCAGTCTCCAAACACTGCCGTCAGTCCACCTCCTCAGAACTCGGCTGCTGTGTCCGTTCGAGTTGCGGGATTATTTCTCACCGTTCTCTCAATTGCTGCTGCATTTTTCTGTTAG